A section of the Oreochromis niloticus isolate F11D_XX linkage group LG9, O_niloticus_UMD_NMBU, whole genome shotgun sequence genome encodes:
- the smpx gene encoding small muscular protein → MSKPSTNVKALQANLNIPMGALRPGAGLPVKRREDTVETEEDPSPPSAAAQSPEEKKLPGAVKLPGPVVNLSEIQNAKSELRWVTKE, encoded by the exons ATGTCCAAACCTTCGACCAACGTTAAGGCCCTTCAg GCTAATTTGAACATCCCGATGGGAGCTCTGCGTCCAGGGGCGGGACTTCCTGTCaagaggagagaggacacaGTAGAAACAGAAGAG gaTCCTTCACCTCCAAGCGCTGCAGCCCAGTCACCAGAGGAGAAGAAATTGCCAGGAGCAGTGAAGCTACCTGGGCCTGTTGTTAACCTTTCAGAGATACAAAACGCCAAGAGTGAACTACGATGGGTCACCAAGGAGTAA